One genomic region from Amaranthus tricolor cultivar Red isolate AtriRed21 chromosome 12, ASM2621246v1, whole genome shotgun sequence encodes:
- the LOC130797154 gene encoding uncharacterized protein LOC130797154, with protein sequence MSCFKGISLMLSYANPRTKLISYEGTTKIIKGRIKIKAGEIMFKYPDCVICHADSFYLGRPIPVLAIHDNLVAGRTYFILPLDRLPCGSGLLSAATLQSLSAAHSPNCSPNISLFSGGNESPFDYIKDKDGRVIMIKVVPEFIAKIINGNNSDNNHPIYNSLCTTPELKKEYEHLVRAKDQTWSPKLETISEVKIRASPTSKLLRLEWKTNNKKFIN encoded by the coding sequence ATGTCTTGTTTCAAAGGAATTTCATTGATGTTATCATATGCTAATCCAAGAACTAAGCTAATATCATATGAAGGAACCACAAAGATCATAAAAGGGCGTATAAAGATCAAAGCAGGAGAAATTATGTTTAAATATCCCGATTGTGTTATTTGCCATGCAGATTCTTTTTATCTCGGGCGTCCAATCCCTGTCCTGGCCATCCACGACAATCTGGTGGCTGGCCGAACTTATTTCATCCTCCCTTTGGACCGACTACCATGTGGCAGTGGACTACTCTCCGCTGCCACATTACAATCGCTATCGGCGGCTCATTCGCCTAACTGTAGCCCTAATATAAGTTTATTTAGTGGTGGTAATGAGAGCCCTTTTGATTATATTAAGGATAAAGATGGAAGAGTAATTATGATTAAGGTTGTCCCTGAGTTTATTGCTAAGATTATTAATGGtaataatagtgataataatCATCCTATTTATAATAGTTTATGTACAACCCCAGAGTTAAAGAAGGAATATGAACATCTTGTTAGGGCTAAAGATCAAACATGGTCTCCAAAACTTGAGACTATTTCTGAGGTTAAGATTAGGGCTTCTCCTACTTCTAAACTATTGAgattagaatggaaaacaaacaataaaaagttcattaattaa
- the LOC130797185 gene encoding uncharacterized protein LOC130797185, with protein sequence MGDIRISSKFNPNISCFKGVSLLLLCANPRIKLISHEGTTKILKGRTRIKAGEIMFKFPDCVVCHADSFFLGRPIPVLAIHDYLVAGRTYFVLPLDRIPQGSGTLSAASLQSLSSPSPINNNISCPSFILSNNNSNNYCKLFSGGNNESGNQSPFEYIKDKEGRVLMIKVVPDFITKIITPNNNDNNSPNYNSLCTTPELKKEYEQLVRAKDQTWSPNLETISEVKIRSSPTSKLLRLKWIQTKQKQVYFDN encoded by the coding sequence ATGGGAGATATTAGAATATCATCCAAGTTCAATCCAAACATATCATGCTTCAAAGGAGTTTCATTACTACTATTATGTGCAAATCCAAGAATCAAGCTTATATCACATGAAGGAACCACCAAAATCCTAAAAGGGCGTACAAGAATTAAAGCAGGAGAAATCATGTTTAAATTTCCTGATTGTGTAGTTTGCCATGCAGATTCTTTCTTCCTAGGTCGGCCGATTCCAGTCCTGGCCATCCACGACTATCTCGTGGCTGGCCGAACTTATTTCGTCCTCCCTTTAGACCGAATTCCGCAAGGCAGCGGGACACTGTCCGCCGCCTCACTACAATCTCTCTCCTCTCCTTCtcctattaataataatataagttgCCCTAGTTTTATtcttagtaataataatagtaataattattgtaagtTATTTAGCGGGGGTAATAATGAAAGTGGAAATCAATCCCCTTTTGAGTATATAAAGgataaagaaggaagagtactTATGATTAAGGTTGTACCTGATTTTATTACTAAGATTATTACtcctaataataatgataataatagtccTAATTATAATAGTTTATGTACAACCCCAGAATTAAAGAAGGAATATGAACAGCTTGTTAGGGCTAAAGATCAAACATGGTCTCCAAACCTTGAGACTATTTCTGAGGTTAAGATTAGATCTTCTCCTACTTCTAAGTTATTAAGGTTGAAATGGATTCAAACAAAGCAAAAACaagtttattttgataattaa